The Chloroflexota bacterium DNA window TCATCAAAAAGCACAATCGCTATGTTCTTTTTCAATTTTACCTCGTAGATTGTCAATCCATCACAAAGCTTGCTTATTTTTGATCGCCTGCCGATATGCTTTTTCATACGCGCGGGCGCTGTCTTCCCACGAAAAGCGCTGCTGCATGGCCTGCTGCACCATCGCATCCCAATGTTCGCGACGGTCGTAGTAGGTACTCACCGCCCAGCCAACGCTGTAATAAACTGCATGGGCGCTGGCTTCCGAAAATTTGAAGCCGGTCCCCGTGCCGGTGTTTTCATCATATTGTTCAACCGTATCTTCCAGCCCGCCGGTGGCGCGCACCACGGGCAGCGTGCCGTATTTCAGCGAGTAAATCTGATTCAGGCCGCAGGGTTCGTAGCGCGAGGGCATCAGGAACATATCGCTACCTGCTTCAATCCAGTGGGCGACTTCGTTGTTGTAACCGATATAACTTCCCGCGCGACCGGGAAAGCGTTTGGGCAGATCGCTAAAGAATTGTTCCAGAGCTTTATCGCCGGAGCCAAGTAAAACAAGCTGCACGCTCATATTCGCCAAAATATTGTCGATAGCTTCGGCCAGCAGATCAAGACCTTTTTGATCGGCCAGACGGCTGACCACGCCCATCACCGGGATGGTATCATCTTCTTCGAGCAGGAAGCGCGCTTGTAACGCCCGCTTGGATTCTTTTTTGCCGGATAAATCTTGGGGCGTGAACTGCGCCGGGATCAGGCGATCCACCGCCGGGTTCCAGTCGTCATAATCTACCCCATTAAGGATACCGATATAATGGTCGCCCTTGTCGTTTAAATATGGGGCCAATCCATAGGCCATCTCCGGTGTGCGCGTT harbors:
- the glgA gene encoding glycogen synthase GlgA codes for the protein MGKSLNIMMAASECVPYAKSGGLADVVGALPAALKALGHNVIVVMPKYRSIDADKFNLEPYLAPMGVWMGDSEEWCGVQRTVAVGDVPVYFIEADKYFDRDGLYNDAANNDYLDNPRRFGFLSQAALQLCKDIGFKPDIVHAHDWQTALMPAYLKIWHWDDRMLGGAASMLTIHNIGYQGVADAAHYDYLGLQWGNFTADKFEDHGRVNFLKGGVQYADMVNTVSPKYAWETRTPEMAYGLAPYLNDKGDHYIGILNGVDYDDWNPAVDRLIPAQFTPQDLSGKKESKRALQARFLLEEDDTIPVMGVVSRLADQKGLDLLAEAIDNILANMSVQLVLLGSGDKALEQFFSDLPKRFPGRAGSYIGYNNEVAHWIEAGSDMFLMPSRYEPCGLNQIYSLKYGTLPVVRATGGLEDTVEQYDENTGTGTGFKFSEASAHAVYYSVGWAVSTYYDRREHWDAMVQQAMQQRFSWEDSARAYEKAYRQAIKNKQAL